A window from Cryptomeria japonica chromosome 1, Sugi_1.0, whole genome shotgun sequence encodes these proteins:
- the LOC131048247 gene encoding linoleate 9S-lipoxygenase A — MSLFGISLPTIPTIPTIPTISLPSKNGNVGEFEIKGEVVLMKAYLADVTDYSATIADTVSELIGQKVFLQLVSNDKIDEDSGLGKKGEEESISWNPLDGPIAGDSKFSVSFTWKTELGVPGALLVRNAHPREFFLKSLSLSAVPGKLPAIRFVCNSWIHPYYLFNKTDRVFFSTQSHLPNETPAGLLTLRKRELATLRGNGTGERKFYERVYDYDLYNDLGNPDSSADLRREVLGGSQDLPYPRRCRTGRAPCKTDRKFESLPLLLTTQYYIPPDEKFPHINLSDYRSNLVRAFAKKVIPTIKSIFGDEFHSLQEVKDIYSKGIPKALNNVMDLSKDLIPLQMVKGLLSTQDQSLINFTVPQLIKADENAWKTDEEFARHALSGLNPLTIQCLQSFPPTSSLDADLYGPQESSITAEHIEKNLNGLTVQQAVEAKRLFILDYYDAYMPYIERINKESDERKMYASRTLFFLTDQGILRVVAIELCLPHTSLTQAERKVYSPAQEGEDGALWLLAKAHSRVNDAGYHQLISHWLRTHAVIEPFIIATHRHLSKMHPLHKLLLPHYFDTMDINQSARQILINANGVIEQGFTPYRYAIELSSKAYKHWKLNEQGLPADLIKRGMAVADSTAPHGLRLAIEDYPYAVDGLEIWGALKQWVSDYVSLYYKSDDAIKEDTEVQAWWQEAVNVGHGDLKKESGWYQMESVQEAVEAITTIIWIASAHHAAVNFGQYAYGGYMPNLPTLGRRLIPEQHSLDYAQMMKDPEAFMLSSVSNPNQATTVMAVLELLSKHSTDEAYLGQVKGSTHELTDDDGIEQAFGKFSAALAGVEKNVSERNKNSNLKNRYGPTQVPYTLLYPNTTDLSREGGLTGRGIPNSVSI, encoded by the exons ATGAGTTTATTCGGCATCTCTCTTCCAACAATTCCTACGATTCCAACAATTCCAACCATTTCATTGCCCTCTAAAAATGGGAATGTAGGGGAGTTTGAAATCAAAGGAGAAGTGGTGTTAATGAAAGCATATCTTGCGGATGTTACCGACTACTCTGCCACGATCGCGGACACGGTCTCTGAATTGATCGGGCAGAAAGTCTTTCTTCAGCTCGTCAGCAACGACAAGATTGACGAAG ATTCGGGATTGGGGAAGAAAGGAGAGGAGGAATCAATAAGCTGGAACCCACTGGATGGTCCCATTGCTGGTGACTCGAAATTCTCCGTCAGTTTCACATGGAAGACTGAACTGGGAGTGCCCGGTGCATTGTTGGTCAGGAACGCGCACCCGAGGGAGTTCTTCTTGAAATCGCTCTCTCTTTCTGCTGTACCTGGCAAACTTCCAGCAATTCGCTTTGTGTGTAACTCCTGGATCCATCCTTACTATTTATTCAACAAAACCGACCGGGTCTTCTTTTCTACTCAG AGTCATCTTCCCAATGAAACACCGGCGGGTTTGTTGACGCTAAGAAAGCGAGAGCTGGCTACTCTGCGAGGAAATGGTACCGGAGAGAGAAAGTTTTATGAGCGTGTGTATGACTACGATCTTTACAATGATCTCGGTAACCCAGATAGTAGTGCCGATCTCCGCAGGGAAGTGCTTGGTGGGTCACAGGACCTTCCTTATCCCAGAAGATGTAGGACTGGACGTGCCCCCTGCAAAACAG ATCGGAAGTTCGAGAGCTTGCCTCTGTTGCTCACCACCCAATACTACATTCCCCCAGACGAGAAGTTCCCTCATATCAATCTGTCCGACTACAGGTCTAATTTGGTGCGAGCCTTCGCCAAAAAGGTGATACCCACCATCAAGTCCATATTTGGTGATGAGTTCCACTCGCTGCAAGAAGTGAAAGATATTTACAGCAAAGGCATCCCCAAGGCTCTCAACAATGTTATGGATCTTAGTAAAGACCTAATTCCTCTCCAAATGGTTAAAGGACTGCTCAGCACACAGGACCAATCTCTCATTAATTTCACAGTTCCCCAACTTATTAAGG CTGACGAAAATGCGTGGAAGACAGACGAAGAGTTTGCACGACATGCCCTTTCCGGTCTCAATcccttgaccattcaatgtctGCAG AGCTTTCCTCCAACAAGTAGCTTGGACGCCGACCTATATGGCCCTCAAGAGAGTTCTATAACGGCAGAACATATCGAGAAAAACCTCAATGGCCTTACGGTGCAGCAG GCTGTGGAAGCAAAAAGACTCTTTATCTTGGACTACTACGATGCGTACATGCCCTATATTGAACGCATTAACAAAGAATCAGACGAACGTAAAATGTATGCCTCCCGCACTCTCTTCTTCCTCACAGACCAAGGAATTCTGAGGGTTGTTGCGATCGAGTTGTGTTTACCACACACCAGTCTCACCCAAGCTGAAAGAAAAGTTTACAGCCCTGCACAAGAGGGAGAAGATGGCGCTCTGTGGCTGCTTGCCAAAGCTCATTCAAGAGTTAACGATGCTGGTTATCATCAGTTGATCAGTCATTG GTTAAGAACTCATGCTGTCATCGAGCCTTTCATCATTGCTACTCACAGGCACCTAAGCAAAATGCATCCCCTTCACAAGTTATTACTCCCTCATTATTTTGACACCATGGACATTAATCAATCTGCCCGGCAGATTCTGATTAATGCAAATGGTGTTATTGAACAAGGATTCACGCCCTACAGATACGCCATAGAATTGTCCTCTAAAGCATATAAACACTGGAAACTCAATGAACAGGGCTTGCCCGCCGATCTAATTAAAAG AGGCATGGCAGTTGCAGATTCAACGGCACCCCACGGATTGAGGCTTGCGATAGAAGACTACCCATATGCAGTGGACGGTCTGGAGATCTGGGGTGCTTTAAAGCAATGGGTGAGTGATTATGTGTCTCTCTACTACAAGAGCGACGATGCAATCAAGGAAGACACAGAAGTGCAAGCATGGTGGCAGGAAGCTGTGAATGTGGGGCATGGAGACCTGAAGAAGGAAAGTGGGTGGTATCAGATGGAGTCGGTGCAGGAAGCAGTGGAAGCAATTACAACCATCATTTGGATTGCATCTGCTCACCATGCAGCGGTCAACTTCGGGCAATATGCATATGGAGGATACATGCCCAATCTCCCTACTCTCGGCAGACGCCTAATTCCCGAGCAACATTCCCTTGACTATGCCCAAATGATGAAAGATCCAGAGGCGTTTATGCTGTCATCTGTGTCCAACCCCAATCAGGCCACCACGGTGATGGCGGTGTTGGAGCTTCTGTCGAAGCATTCAACGGATGAAGCCTACTTAGGGCAGGTGAAGGGATCCACTCATGAATTGACTGACGATGACGGCATCGAACAAGCGTTTGGAAAATTCTCTGCAGCTCTGGCGGGCGTGGAGAAAAATGTGTCAGAGAGGAACAAGAATTCCAACCTGAAGAACAGGTATGGGCCAACACAGGTTCCATACACACTGCTCTATCCGAACACCACCGATCTCTCCAGGGAGGGTGGATTGACTGGCAGGGGAATTCCAAACAGCGTTTCCATTTAA
- the LOC131048253 gene encoding allene oxide synthase 1, chloroplastic has product MASSSDEGVQEVPGSYGLPILGAIADRFDYFVTEGVDTFFKKRIEKYKSTVFRVNMPPGPPLFPDPRVIILLDAKSFPILFDVSKVEKKDVFTGVYMPSTSFTGGYRVLSYLDTSEENHTKLKNFCFHVLKSNATKWFPEFERATGELWAKLDKQFTDSGKAEFTSENLQMCFNFLCRSVLNRNPADSGPASLGTNGPTYVQKWIGLQLAPIASTGVLPKILEEVTIHAVPLPSLLVRGDYNKVYNFFWTYGKEALDAAEQQFGLKRDEACHNLVFNICFNTFGGMFVFFPSLIEHLAAAGKQLHADLAEEVRAAIKENGGLNMRALESMALVRSTVYETLRIDPPVPFQYAHAKEDLVVESHDGKYAVKKGEMLGGYQPFATRDPKVFDNPEDFVPRRFMGEEGEKLLKYVLWSNGPETEETTVNNKQCAGKNFVVMISRLLVAHLFAHYDSFEIDTSKTTTVVFTSLQKATS; this is encoded by the coding sequence ATGGCTTCTTCGAGCGATGAAGGAGTACAAGAGGTCCCTGGAAGCTATGGCCTGCCTATCCTCGGAGCCATTGCAGATCGATTCGACTATTTCGTGACGGAAGGTGTAGATACATTCTTCAAGAAGCGCATTGAGAAATATAAGAGCACTGTATTCAGAGTGAATATGCCGCCAGGCCCGCCCTTGTTTCCCGATCCTCGCGTCATAATTCTTCTGGACGCCAAGAGCTTTCCCATACTCTTCGATGTGAGTAAAGTGGAAAAGAAGGACGTCTTCACTGGCGTCTACATGCCCAGCACAAGCTTTACCGGAGGCTATCGGGTGCTCTCGTATTTGGACACTTCTGAAGAAAATCACACCAAGCTCAAGAACTTCTGCTTCCATGTACTCAAGAGCAACGCAACCAAATGGTTTCCAGAGTTCGAGCGGGCCACGGGAGAGCTGTGGGCTAAGCTTGACAAACAATTTACCGACTCCGGGAAGGCCGAATTTACCAGCGAGAATTTGCAAATGTGTTTTAATTTTCTGTGTAGGTCGGTGCTGAACAGAAATCCTGCAGATTCGGGGCCTGCCAGTCTGGGAACGAATGGGCCTACTTATGTTCAGAAGTGGATTGGGCTTCAGCTCGCTCCCATTGCAAGTACTGGCGTGCTTCCCAAGATCTTGGAGGAGGTCACCATCCACGCGGTCCCTCTGCCGTCCCTGCTTGTGCGTGGGGATTACAACAAAGTGTACAATTTCTTCTGGACGTATGGAAAAGAGGCGCTGGACGCGGCGGAGCAGCAGTTCGGCCTAAAGCGTGACGAGGCGTGTCATAATTTGGTGTTCAACATCTGCTTCAACACCTTCGGAGGAATGTTCGTTTTTTTCCCGAGCCTCATAGAACACCTCGCGGCGGCGGGCAAGCAGCTGCACGCAGATCTGGCAGAAGAAGTAAGAGCTGCCATTAAAGAGAACGGAGGATTGAACATGAGAGCACTGGAGAGCATGGCGTTGGTCCGGTCGACGGTGTATGAAACGCTGAGGATCGATCCGCCCGTGCCGTTCCAGTACGCACATGCGAAAGAGGACTTGGTGGTGGAGTCGCATGATGGGAAATATGCGGTGAAAAAGGGAGAGATGCTTGGTGGGTATCAGCCCTTTGCCACCAGAGATCCCAAGGTGTTTGACAATCCTGAGGATTTTGTTCCCCGACGTTTCATGGGAGAGGAAGGGGAGAAATTGTTGAAATATGTGCTGTGGTCGAATGGACCGGAGACTGAGGAGACGACGGTGAATAATAAGCAGTGTGCGGGGAAGAACTTCGTGGTGATGATATCACGGCTGCTGGTGGCGCATCTGTTCGCTCATTACGACTCCTTCGAGATCGACACGTCCAAGACCACTACAGTTGTTTTTACCTCGCTGCAGAAGGCCACTTCTTAA